AGGCCAGATTTGGCCCTCAATGTAATTATAATAGGCCCACAAGGCAACAACAAATACTACTAGAGCTTGCCCACTGGTATTATATAGCACATGCACCACTATTACTACAAATCTCAGAATGCGCTGCTGGTGTTTTGGTGCATCAATCAGGACAAGACCCATAAACATCGGCCATTTCTCAATATGCATACTTGTCTATATTATAGACTGTACAGTCTGTGATCCGTACTTGTGTTCTTGCGTACTCATGAAACGTCATCAGTCGGAGACCAAGGACTGATCCAATTCAAAGTACACATCTGGCCAAGAACAGATGAAATACCCGGAAGTGTTCTCACTCTGCCCACATTATGGAGACTTGGGTagccaaaaaaacaatatcCCAATCTGTGGTCAATCTATCAAGAAAAGCCTGATCAAAAATTTACTCCTACTGTTTGAGAGGTTAGACAGCTAAAACTGGATGGTCAGCCGCACTGTAGCCGCCAAGAGGAGCCTTATCTTGGGAAGACTTTTTGAAATCTGCCGCTGgttctgacggttctatagcggTTAAACTGGGATATTAGCACAGACTGTTTATCGATGAATATTAGtagtttatgtttatttaaccATCACACTTTggcctcagtttttttttaattgtttcaaGAAAGATCGGTTTGAAAGAAGTTAAAGTTGAAGTTCATAACTTtatgttgttcatgttttaccCAGTCACTGACTGTATAATAATAAGAACAAATCTAAATTAAAATATAGAATATTACATATTTTCAAGTTTTGTTTCTAAGTCTTTTCACTactaaaaatatgtgttttttgatgttgtctttgtagttctttatatttgctttaattaaatataattaaaaatggtgacaaaaagataagaacaaaaatacaaacattaattttactgctttacaaaagatactttttctattttcatttttacaaataattcttGCCATGGGAAGAGGACAAATCttgtctgaagaagaaaaagctgtgattattcaacatgaaaaattaaattccacTTATCAACACATAAGCAAACAAATatgaagatcaaagtgtgttattagtaatttattgaataaaaagaaGGTTATAATAGTTTAAACCCACAGGCAGACCAAATAAAATTGTAGAAAGATGtattaaaaaatcattgatcttgctgaggaaaaatcaaccatccattctctatacaccgctttatcctcactcgggtcgcgggggtgctgcagtctatcccagctgactcgtgcgaaggcaggggacaccctggacaggtcggcagtctgtcgcagggctacaaacacagacgaacaatcacattcgcattcacacctacgggcaatttagacgagtcaattaacctcagcatgtttttgtgggaggaagccggagcgcccggagaaaacccatgcatgctcagggataacatgcaaactccatgcagaaagatccctggcccaccccgggatttgaaccggggattttctttctgcaaggaaaaagtgctaatcactacaCTACTGAGCAGCccaaaaatcaaccactgcaatgaaaataaaaactaagttgGACAGTGATTCCAGCACAAGGTCTATTCAAGGAATTTAGACCATCAAAGGgttcaaatacacacacattttaggAAAACCTCCTTAACGTTcaagcaaaaatatttacacaatTGAATAGGCTAAAACAATAAATTTACAGAGATGAAtaggaaaatattattttttcagatGAAAAATAGTTTAGTCTCGATAGCCCTGGAGGGTTTAAATTCCACTGGCTGGCTTGTGACTGTTATAGGTGAGTAATTAAATGTCCAACCACTTTTTAGTTGCTtagttgcttgtgtttttccaaCAACAGAGATTTCTGTAGACACACACCTCACACTGTTCCCTTCCTGTTTGACACAGATGAGACTGTTCCGGTACCAGAACCACGTCCCATCAGATATTACCAACAGAAGCTTCAGTCAAACTTCCAGCACACATTTCTGGTTACAACAGAGGGGTGGGCAACAGATGAGGAGCGTCTGGTTgatatctacacagagctgtacatcacagctgGCCGGGACGTGCACGTCAACACACAGCATGAGGTCCTACAGATTGACAAGGTGTGGAAGccatcagacacagagacacagatccAACCCACAGACATTTTCAAGCATCCTTCTCGAAAAGACATACCCATCAGAACAGTGCTGACCAATGGGATTGCAGGGATTGGAAAAACATTTCTTGTGCACAAGTTTGTgttggactgggctgaagaaagaaccaatcaagaCGTGCATCTTATTTTCCCATTCACTTTCCGTGCCCTGAATTCACTGCAGGGAAAAGAGTTTGGTTTGGCAGAGCTCATTCATTTCTGTATCCCAGAAACTAAAGACGTCACAGTGGAGGCTCTGAATTACATCTTTACAGCTCTGCAGTcatcaggaaacagcagctacCACAAGAGCAgattcaaactgctgtttgtgtttgatggacTGGACGAGAGTCGCCTTCATCTGGACTTTGATGTCAACAACATTCCCTCTGTAGACATAACAAAGTCAACTAAAATAGAAGTCCTGCTGAGGGAACTTATCAGTGGAAACCTGTTGCGCTcagctcgcctctggataaccacacgacctgcagcagccaatcagatccctgaAAACCTCGTCAACACTACAACAGAGGTCAGAGGATTTactgacccacagaaggaggagtacttcaggaagagattcaaggagcaggccagcagcagcatcatctcccacatgaagacatcacgaagcctccacatcatgtgccacatcccagtgttctgctggatcactgctacagttctggaggagctgctggaaaccagagagggaggagatctgcccagaaccctgactgagatgtacaCAGAGTTTCTAAGATTTCAGATTGgtcacacaaaagaaaagtacGGTCCAGAGAAGTGCATTCAGTTCATGAAGTCATTAGCTAAACTGGCTTTTgaacagctgcagagaggaaacctgatcttctatgagaaaGATCTGAGAGAAAGTGGCATTGATGTGAGtgaagcctcagtgtactcaggagtgttcacagagATCTTCAAAGCAGAGCGAAGACGGAAACAGGAAGACAAAATGTTCTGCTTTgtccatctgagtgttcaggagtttctggcggctcttcatgtccatcagaccttcatcaactctggaatcaacctgctggaagaacaacaacaaacaacatcatGGTCATCAAAACTGTTCAGAGAGAAAGTTGATCCAACAGTTTTCCCCCAGAGAGCTGTGGAtgaggccttacagagtccaaacggacacctggacttgttcctgcgctttctcctgggtctgtcactgccgaccaatcagaatctaCTACCAGGCCTGATGACGCAAACAGGAagtagctcacagaccaatcagaaaacagtcaagtacatcaaggagaagatcaatgagaatgtgtctgcagagagaaccatcaatctgttccactgtttgaatgaactgaaggatgtttctctggtggaggagatccaacagtccctgagatcaggacgtctgtccacagatgaaatgtctcctgctcagtggtcagctctgggcttcatcttactgtcatcaggagaacagttggacgtgtttgacctgaagaaatactctgcttcagaggaggttcttctgaggctgctgccagtggtcaaagcctccaagaaagttgtgtaagtagttggagactgaaggtcttttttcattttgctgctgtttcatcagtataatgtgctttttgtctcttcagactgagtggctgtaatttgtcagagagaagctgtggagctctgtcctcagtcctcagctcccagtcctccagtgtgacagagctggacctgagtaacaacaacttgcaggattcaggagtgaagcgTCTTTCTGTTGGACTgcagagtccacactgtaaactggaagctctcaggtcaggactcacactttgaaattGATGTTATTTCTGTCAGTGGATAAACAGTTAACCTGAGTAGaatcatttcttatttttgacaGGATTAAATCCCACAAATCATTGCTGATTTGCTTGAGAtgcatgaaatgtgcagcaaaatgtatctgaaagacaaagaagaaaattaaaagtgagaaacatccagTCAACTGTTGTCcctcaggtttgtgttgttttgtgtgtgcaggctgtcaggctgtctggtcacagaggaaggctgtgcttctctggcctcagctctgagcttgaagacctcaaatctgagagagctggacctgagctacaaccatccaggagactcaggagagaagatgctgagagctaaaatggaggatccacactgtagactggaaactctcaggtacagacagacagacactctcaggaaACTATCATCCTCGTGTCGCAGGCCAAGCCTGCCCCTTTCCATCGATAGGGTGATGTGTCGGTGCAGCCGCAGTCACAGCGCATGTTCTGGTCCAAACAGAGAAGTAGATCCAAATGTGCTGTGGAGAAGCTGAATTTGTGTACAGTCTGCTGCAATGCTTGAATAAAGTTCCTCGTTCTCCACCGCAGAGTTGGTCCGGACTCTGAATACAATTTGTTTACCCAAGACTGTCCAAGTACGTTTCAAAAGCCGACAAAACCAGTTTGGGAACactagcttagcatgaagacagGAAGAAgggtgaactgttagcctagctccaTGAACAGAGGAAGCATAAATTAGTGAAGATGAATAAtgagtgtaaactgagctggaacgtgatgagcacaggacaggactttagagatgctgcattcaggtgtgtgtgtctccatgttggactggtcctttatcagtggaacagtgtgagagccatgtaacgtccatgtgtactgctgaaagagtctctgctgctctgaccgtcctcctcctttcagggtgacgcctgctggagtccgatggttgacaccaggtctgaggaagtgtaagtgtgttttaatggattgatggaaacaaagcagcacattcaagcaaattcaaaatgtcccatctctgaggtcatcatcaaagctttaatactgatcacatgatccatcaataactgcagctgtgttgtgtttgttctctccatcagattcctgtcaactcacagtcgacaccaacacagtaaacagaaacctcaaactgtctga
This portion of the Acanthochromis polyacanthus isolate Apoly-LR-REF ecotype Palm Island chromosome 22, KAUST_Apoly_ChrSc, whole genome shotgun sequence genome encodes:
- the LOC127532197 gene encoding NACHT, LRR and PYD domains-containing protein 12-like, coding for MTSEVLLNILEDLRDDQLSTFQWFLKQPNNVQDLPAITKCRLQTLDRCETVDVMVETYGLQRAVQVTRVVLEKISRNDLLQRIPASSSGPEVHVSDVGEPSENREPSSSQTQPPLPQTEDETVPVPEPRPIRYYQQKLQSNFQHTFLVTTEGWATDEERLVDIYTELYITAGRDVHVNTQHEVLQIDKVWKPSDTETQIQPTDIFKHPSRKDIPIRTVLTNGIAGIGKTFLVHKFVLDWAEERTNQDVHLIFPFTFRALNSLQGKEFGLAELIHFCIPETKDVTVEALNYIFTALQSSGNSSYHKSRFKLLFVFDGLDESRLHLDFDVNNIPSVDITKSTKIEVLLRELISGNLLRSARLWITTRPAAANQIPENLVNTTTEVRGFTDPQKEEYFRKRFKEQASSSIISHMKTSRSLHIMCHIPVFCWITATVLEELLETREGGDLPRTLTEMYTEFLRFQIGHTKEKYGPEKCIQFMKSLAKLAFEQLQRGNLIFYEKDLRESGIDVSEASVYSGVFTEIFKAERRRKQEDKMFCFVHLSVQEFLAALHVHQTFINSGINLLEEQQQTTSWSSKLFREKVDPTVFPQRAVDEALQSPNGHLDLFLRFLLGLSLPTNQNLLPGLMTQTGSSSQTNQKTVKYIKEKINENVSAERTINLFHCLNELKDVSLVEEIQQSLRSGRLSTDEMSPAQWSALGFILLSSGEQLDVFDLKKYSASEEVLLRLLPVVKASKKVVLSGCNLSERSCGALSSVLSSQSSSVTELDLSNNNLQDSGVKRLSVGLQSPHCKLEALRLSGCLVTEEGCASLASALSLKTSNLRELDLSYNHPGDSGEKMLRAKMEDPHCRLETLRVTPAGVRWLTPGLRKYSCQLTVDTNTVNRNLKLSDNNRKVTNVQKDQPYPDHPDRFDWWQLLCETGLTGRCYWEVEWRGVVEISVSYRGIRRKGDSDDCWFGSNDQSWSLICSNGGYYVWHNKSEMSIRSSSVSHRVSVYVDVPAGTLSFYRVSSDSLIHLHTFNTTFTQPLYPGFWVWSGSSVSLC